A single region of the Streptomyces caelestis genome encodes:
- a CDS encoding CehA/McbA family metallohydrolase, whose protein sequence is MCEDNHGGLGRRALFVTGAAAALTLGSVSFASAADGDQESRTVRGTLPPGSPDFVYVPVEVPAGVREIKVAYAYDRPSVPAGTTGNALDIGIFDERGTELGGRGFRGWSGGARTEFFIRADEATPGYIPGPVREGTWHIALGPYTVAPQGLSYEITITLTYGEPGEAVRPVYPPDRARGRGRAWYRGDCHLHSWYSDGRRTPAEIGALARAAGLDFINSSEHNTHSAHAHWSDVAGDDLLVMLGEEVTTRNGHVVALGTDPGTFVDWRYRARDNRFARFARQIRRAGGLVVPAHPHATCVGCNWKFGFGEADAIEVWNGPYTPDDEVALADWDSMLVASVRDGRDWIPAMGSSDAHRDPDAVGRPQTVVLADDLTRQAIQEGIRAGRSYIAESAKVELSFRASGARGEHAGIGERLRVDRDTPVTVRLKVTGAPRCTVRFVTDQGVLHTSAPLPVSGSGVVEWRTTPSYAAYVRAELRHEAAAGPVPGVPAAFTNPVFLGRGTG, encoded by the coding sequence ATGTGCGAGGACAACCACGGCGGGCTCGGCCGGCGCGCTCTGTTCGTGACGGGAGCGGCCGCCGCGCTTACGTTGGGGAGCGTGAGCTTCGCTTCAGCGGCCGACGGGGACCAGGAGAGCAGAACGGTGCGCGGCACCCTGCCGCCCGGCTCTCCCGACTTCGTGTACGTGCCGGTCGAGGTCCCGGCCGGTGTCCGGGAGATCAAGGTCGCCTACGCGTACGACCGCCCGTCCGTCCCGGCCGGCACGACCGGCAACGCCCTCGACATCGGCATCTTCGACGAGCGCGGCACCGAGCTCGGCGGTCGCGGGTTCCGGGGCTGGTCGGGCGGGGCGCGCACCGAGTTCTTCATCCGCGCGGACGAGGCGACGCCCGGTTACATCCCGGGGCCGGTGCGCGAGGGCACCTGGCACATCGCGCTCGGCCCGTACACGGTCGCCCCGCAGGGCCTGTCGTACGAGATCACGATCACGCTGACGTACGGCGAGCCGGGCGAGGCCGTCCGGCCGGTGTACCCGCCGGACCGGGCCAGGGGCCGGGGCCGGGCCTGGTACCGGGGTGACTGCCATCTGCACTCCTGGTACTCCGACGGCCGCCGCACCCCCGCCGAGATCGGTGCGCTGGCGCGGGCGGCGGGGCTGGACTTCATCAACTCCTCCGAGCACAACACGCACTCCGCGCACGCGCACTGGTCGGACGTGGCCGGGGACGACCTGCTGGTCATGCTGGGCGAGGAGGTCACCACGCGCAACGGTCACGTCGTCGCGCTCGGCACCGACCCGGGCACCTTCGTCGACTGGCGCTACCGGGCCCGCGACAACCGCTTCGCCCGGTTCGCCCGCCAGATCCGCCGCGCCGGAGGCCTGGTCGTCCCGGCCCACCCGCACGCCACGTGCGTCGGCTGCAACTGGAAGTTCGGCTTCGGCGAGGCGGACGCGATCGAGGTGTGGAACGGTCCCTACACGCCCGACGACGAGGTGGCCCTCGCCGACTGGGACAGCATGCTGGTGGCCTCCGTACGGGACGGGCGCGACTGGATCCCGGCGATGGGCAGCAGCGACGCCCACCGCGACCCGGACGCCGTCGGGCGCCCCCAGACGGTCGTCCTGGCCGACGACCTGACCCGCCAGGCGATCCAGGAGGGCATCCGGGCGGGACGGTCGTACATCGCCGAGTCCGCCAAGGTCGAGCTGTCGTTCCGGGCGTCCGGTGCGCGCGGCGAACACGCGGGCATCGGTGAGCGGCTGCGCGTGGACCGCGACACCCCGGTCACCGTCCGCCTGAAGGTCACGGGTGCCCCGCGCTGCACGGTCCGCTTCGTCACCGACCAGGGCGTGCTGCACACCAGCGCCCCGCTGCCGGTGTCCGGCTCGGGTGTCGTCGAGTGGCGGACGACCCCGTCGTACGCGGCGTACGTACGGGCGGAACTGCGGCACGAGGCGGCGGCGGGTCCGGTGCCGGGTGTGCCGGCGGCGTTCACGAACCCGGTCTTCCTGGGGCGCGGTACGGGATGA
- a CDS encoding bifunctional FO biosynthesis protein CofGH translates to MTTSATSGTGPTENSMRRALKRARDGVSLDVTEAAVLLQARGAHLEDLAASAARVRDAGLEAAGRPGVITYSKSVFIPLTRLCRDKCHYCTFVTVPGKLRREGHGMFMSPDEVLDIARKGAALGCKEALITLGDKPEDRWPQAREWLDAHGYDDTIAYVRAISVRILEETGLLPHLNPGVMSWTDFQRLKPVAPSMGMMLETTATRLWSEPGGPHHGSPDKEPAVRLRVLEDAGRSSVPFTSGLLIGIGETYEERAESLFALRKVSRAYHGVQELIIQNFRAKPDTAMRGMPDAELDELVATVAVARLLMGPSGCIQAPPNLVDDEYERLIGAGIDDWGGVSPLTIDHVNPERPWPQIDQLAEKSRAAGFELRERLCVYPEFVRRGEPWLDPRLRPHVAALADPETGLARPEALPQGLPWQEPEEVFVASGRTDLHSSIDSEGRSSDRRDDFDEVYGDWGALREAAAPGMAPERIDTDVRQALRTAADDPTKLTDDEALALLHADGPALDALARIADDVRRSAVGDDVTYIVTRNINFTNVCYTGCRFCAFAQRRTDADAYTLSLDQVADRAQQAWDVGAVEVCMQGGIHPDLPGTAYFDIARAVKERVPGMHVHAFSPMEVVNGATRTGMSIREWLSAAREAGLDTIPGTAAEILDDEVRWILTKGKLPAADWIEVVTTAHELGIRSSSTMMYGHVDQPRHWLGHLRTLAGIQQRTGGFTEFVTLPFVHTNAPVYLAGIARPGPTMRDNRAVTAMARLLLHPHIPNIQTSWVKLGTEGAAEMLRSGANDLGGTLMEETISRMAGSSYGSYKSVKDLIAVADAAGRPAKPRNTLYGEVPEERQRAAEVSDGHLPELLPVLD, encoded by the coding sequence ATGACGACTTCCGCGACCTCCGGAACCGGCCCCACCGAGAACTCCATGCGTCGCGCCCTGAAACGGGCCAGGGACGGCGTCTCCCTCGACGTCACCGAGGCGGCCGTCCTGCTCCAGGCCCGGGGTGCGCACCTGGAGGACCTGGCGGCCTCGGCCGCCCGGGTGCGCGACGCGGGTCTGGAGGCGGCCGGCCGGCCCGGCGTCATCACGTACTCCAAGAGCGTCTTCATCCCGCTGACCCGGCTGTGCCGGGACAAGTGCCACTACTGCACGTTCGTCACCGTCCCCGGCAAGCTGCGCCGGGAGGGCCACGGGATGTTCATGTCCCCCGACGAGGTCCTGGACATCGCCCGCAAGGGCGCCGCCCTGGGCTGCAAGGAAGCCCTCATCACCCTCGGCGACAAGCCCGAGGACCGCTGGCCTCAGGCGCGCGAGTGGCTCGACGCGCACGGCTACGACGACACCATCGCCTACGTCCGCGCCATCTCCGTCCGCATCCTGGAGGAGACGGGCCTGCTGCCCCATCTGAACCCGGGCGTGATGTCCTGGACCGACTTCCAGCGCCTCAAGCCCGTCGCGCCCAGCATGGGCATGATGCTGGAGACCACCGCGACCCGCCTCTGGTCGGAGCCGGGCGGCCCCCACCACGGCTCCCCCGACAAGGAGCCCGCCGTCCGCCTGCGCGTCCTGGAGGACGCCGGCCGCTCCTCCGTCCCCTTCACCTCCGGGCTGCTCATAGGCATCGGCGAGACCTACGAGGAGCGCGCGGAGTCCCTGTTCGCGCTGCGCAAGGTCTCGCGCGCCTACCACGGCGTCCAGGAACTGATCATCCAGAACTTCCGCGCCAAGCCGGACACCGCGATGCGCGGCATGCCCGACGCGGAACTGGACGAACTGGTCGCCACGGTAGCCGTCGCCCGGCTCCTCATGGGTCCTTCGGGCTGTATCCAGGCACCGCCCAACCTCGTCGACGACGAGTACGAGCGGCTGATCGGCGCCGGCATCGACGACTGGGGCGGGGTGTCCCCGCTGACCATCGACCACGTCAACCCCGAGCGCCCCTGGCCGCAGATCGACCAGCTCGCCGAGAAGTCCCGCGCGGCCGGTTTCGAACTGCGCGAACGCCTCTGTGTGTACCCAGAGTTCGTGCGGCGCGGCGAGCCCTGGCTGGACCCGCGGCTGCGTCCGCACGTGGCGGCGCTGGCCGACCCGGAGACCGGCCTGGCCCGTCCCGAGGCCCTTCCGCAGGGCCTGCCGTGGCAGGAGCCGGAGGAGGTCTTCGTCGCGTCCGGCCGCACGGACCTGCACTCCTCGATCGACAGCGAGGGCCGCAGCTCGGACCGCCGGGACGACTTCGACGAGGTGTACGGCGACTGGGGCGCCCTGCGCGAGGCGGCCGCCCCGGGCATGGCGCCCGAGCGCATCGACACCGACGTACGGCAGGCCCTGCGCACCGCGGCCGACGACCCCACCAAGCTCACCGACGACGAGGCGCTGGCACTGCTGCACGCGGACGGCCCGGCCCTGGACGCCCTCGCGCGGATCGCCGACGACGTCCGCAGGTCGGCCGTCGGCGACGACGTCACCTACATCGTCACGCGCAACATCAACTTCACCAACGTCTGCTACACCGGCTGCCGTTTCTGCGCCTTCGCGCAGCGCCGCACGGACGCCGACGCCTACACCCTCTCCCTGGACCAGGTCGCCGACCGGGCCCAGCAGGCCTGGGACGTCGGCGCGGTGGAGGTCTGCATGCAGGGCGGCATCCACCCGGACCTGCCCGGCACGGCCTACTTCGACATCGCGCGGGCGGTGAAGGAACGCGTCCCCGGCATGCACGTGCACGCCTTCTCGCCGATGGAGGTCGTCAACGGCGCGACCCGCACCGGCATGTCCATCCGCGAGTGGCTGTCCGCCGCCAGGGAAGCCGGCCTGGACACCATCCCGGGCACGGCCGCCGAGATCCTCGACGACGAGGTCCGCTGGATCCTCACCAAGGGCAAGCTGCCCGCGGCGGACTGGATCGAGGTCGTCACGACGGCCCACGAACTGGGCATCCGGTCGAGCTCGACGATGATGTACGGGCATGTGGACCAGCCCCGCCACTGGCTCGGGCACCTGCGCACCCTCGCCGGCATCCAGCAGCGCACCGGCGGCTTCACCGAGTTCGTGACGCTGCCGTTCGTGCACACCAACGCGCCCGTGTATCTCGCGGGGATCGCCCGCCCCGGCCCGACCATGCGCGACAACCGCGCGGTCACGGCCATGGCCCGGCTCCTGCTGCACCCGCACATCCCCAACATCCAGACCAGCTGGGTCAAGCTGGGCACCGAGGGCGCGGCCGAGATGCTCCGCTCGGGCGCCAACGACCTCGGCGGGACCCTCATGGAGGAGACGATCTCCCGCATGGCGGGCTCCTCCTACGGCTCGTACAAGTCGGTCAAGGACCTCATCGCGGTGGCCGACGCCGCGGGCCGCCCGGCGAAGCCCCGCAACACCCTCTACGGGGAGGTCCCGGAGGAGCGGCAGCGGGCGGCGGAGGTGTCCGACGGGCATCTGCCGGAGTTGCTGCCGGTTCTTGACTGA
- a CDS encoding LLM class flavin-dependent oxidoreductase, which yields MEFGVFVQGYVGKRAETDPLAEHKALMEETEYVIQADKSGFKYAWASEHHFLDEYSHLSANDVFLGYLAHATERIHLGSGIFNPLAPVNHPVKVAEKVAMLDHLSEGRFEFGSGRGAGSHEILGFMPGVTDMNHTKEIWEETIAEFPKMWLQDEYAGFQGKHWSLPPRKVLPKPYGGSHPAMWYAAGSPPSYAMAARKGLGVLGFSVQKVSDMEWVLDQYKTAIVDAEPVGDFVNDNVMVTTTAICAPTHEEAVRIAANGQLHYLPSLVFRYHDTFPRPEGFPVWPETLPEYTEELVEVLIEEELLICGDPDEVLTQCKRWEQAGADQLSFGLPVGVPKEETLQTIRLVGEHVIPKIDTDPVHRTSRFRQGA from the coding sequence TTGGAATTCGGGGTCTTCGTACAGGGATACGTCGGCAAACGGGCCGAGACCGACCCGCTCGCCGAACACAAGGCGCTGATGGAGGAGACCGAGTACGTCATCCAGGCGGACAAGTCGGGCTTCAAGTACGCCTGGGCCTCCGAGCACCACTTCCTCGATGAGTACTCGCACCTCTCCGCCAACGACGTCTTCCTCGGGTACCTGGCACACGCCACGGAGCGGATCCACCTGGGCTCGGGCATCTTCAACCCGCTCGCCCCCGTCAACCATCCCGTGAAGGTCGCCGAGAAGGTCGCCATGCTCGACCATCTCAGCGAGGGGCGGTTCGAGTTCGGCAGCGGGCGGGGTGCCGGCTCGCACGAGATCCTGGGCTTCATGCCGGGGGTGACCGACATGAACCACACCAAGGAGATCTGGGAAGAGACCATCGCCGAGTTCCCCAAGATGTGGCTCCAGGACGAGTACGCCGGCTTCCAGGGCAAGCACTGGTCGCTGCCGCCGAGGAAGGTCCTGCCGAAGCCGTACGGCGGCTCGCACCCGGCGATGTGGTACGCGGCCGGGTCGCCGCCGTCGTACGCCATGGCCGCGCGGAAGGGGCTCGGCGTCCTCGGCTTCAGCGTGCAGAAGGTCTCCGACATGGAGTGGGTGCTGGACCAGTACAAGACGGCGATCGTGGACGCCGAGCCGGTGGGTGACTTCGTCAACGACAACGTGATGGTGACGACCACGGCGATCTGCGCGCCTACGCACGAGGAGGCGGTGCGGATCGCGGCGAACGGGCAGCTGCACTATCTGCCGTCGCTGGTGTTCCGGTACCACGACACGTTTCCGCGGCCCGAGGGGTTTCCGGTGTGGCCGGAGACGCTGCCGGAGTACACCGAGGAGTTGGTGGAGGTCCTCATCGAGGAGGAGCTGCTGATCTGCGGGGATCCGGACGAGGTGCTCACGCAGTGCAAGCGGTGGGAGCAGGCGGGGGCCGATCAGTTGAGTTTCGGGCTGCCGGTGGGGGTGCCGAAGGAGGAGACGCTTCAGACGATTCGGCTGGTCGGGGAGCATGTGATTCCGAAGATCGATACGGATCCTGTGCATCGGACTTCGCGGTTCCGGCAGGGGGCCTGA
- a CDS encoding endonuclease/exonuclease/phosphatase family protein codes for MRIVTWNLWWRFGPWQARQKAILTALRELRPDVVGLQEVWAADGENLAEWLAGELGLHCAWAASPAPERWRRRIGDPTVDIGNAVLSRWPVVDQDVLALPAPADTDDGRLALYARLAGPGHDIPFFTTHFASAPDASAVRCGQVAALAGFVARHRGGTPFPPVVTGDLNAWPDSDEIRRLGGYKTAPAVPGQVLLDAWEYADPAAPSATWDAANPYVAPTHEPSVRIDYIHVGPPGPGGLGHVRGVRRACDGPVDGVWPSDHAAVVADLAQGPDPDRG; via the coding sequence ATGCGGATCGTGACGTGGAACCTGTGGTGGCGCTTCGGGCCCTGGCAGGCGCGGCAGAAGGCGATTCTCACGGCTCTGAGGGAGTTGCGCCCCGATGTCGTGGGCCTTCAGGAGGTGTGGGCCGCCGACGGCGAGAACCTCGCCGAGTGGCTGGCCGGTGAGCTGGGCCTGCACTGCGCCTGGGCCGCCTCGCCCGCCCCGGAGCGCTGGCGGCGGCGGATCGGGGACCCCACGGTGGACATAGGCAACGCCGTGCTCAGCAGATGGCCGGTCGTGGACCAAGACGTGCTGGCGCTGCCCGCCCCGGCGGACACGGACGACGGCCGGCTGGCCCTCTACGCCCGCCTGGCCGGCCCCGGCCACGACATCCCCTTCTTCACCACCCACTTCGCCTCCGCCCCGGACGCCTCCGCGGTCCGCTGCGGCCAGGTCGCCGCGCTCGCCGGGTTCGTCGCCCGGCACCGCGGCGGCACCCCGTTCCCGCCCGTCGTCACCGGTGACCTCAACGCCTGGCCCGACTCCGACGAGATCCGCCGCCTCGGCGGCTACAAGACCGCCCCGGCCGTGCCCGGTCAGGTCCTCCTCGACGCCTGGGAGTACGCCGACCCGGCCGCCCCCTCCGCCACCTGGGACGCGGCGAACCCGTACGTGGCGCCGACCCACGAGCCGAGCGTGCGCATCGACTACATCCACGTGGGCCCGCCCGGCCCCGGCGGACTCGGCCACGTACGGGGCGTCCGGCGGGCGTGCGACGGCCCGGTGGACGGGGTGTGGCCCTCGGACCACGCGGCGGTCGTCGCCGACCTGGCGCAGGGGCCGGACCCCGACCGCGGCTGA
- a CDS encoding aldehyde dehydrogenase family protein, with product MARQALFVGGSWVEPDGGHYEVVDPATEQTVGWAPEASRDQVHAACAAAREAFGPWSATPPEERAAVLARAADIIRERLVPYAELARAETGATTRTARGMQVGVAAARFRRYARVEPAEWAIPPQINEAGPMGRAGVMGALAVRQPVGVVTCITSYNNPWANPAGKIAPALAMGNTVVVKPAPQDPLSVYRMAEALEAAGVPPGVVNVVSGARTEVGEAAVASQDVDMVSFTGSTAVGQRIAEVCGRDMKRQLMELGGKGAAVVLDDADIGSAVSGIGTTFSFYSGQICTAPTRVLAQRGIYDRLVEQLAAYARRLKVGDPREPDTVVGPVISAAHRDRVESYVELGRKEGAVVVTGGERPGLPTGFYVSPALLADCTNDMRVAREEIFGPVVVVIPFDDEEEGVALADDTDYGLIDYVWSADVARAFRVARRLRAGGVGINTVGRNMEAPFGGFKKSGVGRDVGSYALHAYSEVQAIVWPG from the coding sequence ATGGCACGACAGGCGCTGTTCGTCGGAGGCTCCTGGGTGGAGCCGGACGGCGGGCACTACGAGGTGGTCGACCCGGCGACCGAGCAGACCGTCGGGTGGGCGCCGGAGGCCTCGCGGGATCAGGTGCACGCGGCCTGCGCCGCGGCCCGCGAGGCCTTCGGGCCGTGGTCGGCCACGCCTCCGGAGGAGCGGGCGGCGGTCCTCGCCCGCGCCGCGGACATCATCCGGGAGCGTCTCGTGCCGTACGCCGAGCTGGCCCGGGCGGAGACCGGCGCGACCACGCGTACCGCACGCGGCATGCAGGTGGGGGTCGCCGCCGCCCGCTTCCGGCGCTACGCGCGCGTGGAGCCCGCCGAGTGGGCGATCCCGCCGCAGATCAACGAGGCCGGGCCGATGGGGCGGGCGGGCGTCATGGGCGCACTCGCCGTCCGCCAGCCCGTCGGCGTCGTCACCTGCATCACCTCGTACAACAACCCCTGGGCCAACCCGGCCGGCAAGATCGCCCCCGCCCTGGCCATGGGCAACACGGTCGTGGTGAAGCCGGCACCCCAGGATCCGCTGTCGGTCTACCGGATGGCGGAGGCGCTGGAGGCCGCCGGTGTGCCGCCCGGCGTGGTGAACGTGGTCAGCGGTGCACGGACCGAGGTCGGTGAGGCGGCCGTGGCCTCACAGGACGTCGACATGGTCAGCTTCACCGGTTCCACGGCGGTCGGGCAGCGCATCGCCGAGGTGTGCGGGCGCGACATGAAACGGCAGTTGATGGAGCTCGGCGGCAAAGGCGCGGCGGTCGTCCTCGACGACGCCGACATCGGCTCGGCCGTGTCCGGCATCGGCACCACCTTCTCGTTCTACAGCGGGCAGATCTGCACGGCACCGACACGGGTGCTGGCGCAGCGGGGCATCTACGACCGCCTGGTCGAGCAACTGGCCGCGTATGCCCGCCGATTGAAGGTTGGCGACCCCCGCGAGCCGGACACGGTCGTCGGGCCGGTGATCTCGGCGGCACACCGGGACCGGGTGGAGTCGTACGTCGAACTGGGCCGGAAGGAAGGCGCGGTGGTCGTCACGGGCGGCGAACGCCCGGGCCTGCCGACCGGCTTCTACGTCTCCCCGGCCCTCCTCGCCGACTGCACCAACGACATGCGCGTGGCCCGCGAGGAGATCTTCGGCCCGGTGGTGGTCGTCATCCCCTTCGACGACGAGGAGGAGGGCGTGGCCCTGGCCGACGACACCGACTACGGCCTCATCGACTACGTCTGGTCGGCCGACGTGGCCAGGGCCTTCCGGGTGGCCCGGCGCCTGCGCGCCGGCGGCGTCGGCATCAACACCGTGGGCCGCAACATGGAGGCCCCCTTCGGCGGCTTCAAGAAGAGCGGCGTCGGCAGGGACGTCGGCTCGTACGCCCTGCACGCGTACAGCGAGGTGCAGGCCATCGTCTGGCCGGGCTGA
- a CDS encoding N-acyl-D-amino-acid deacylase family protein — MLDHVIKGAAVVDGTGAPAYTADVGIRDGRVAVIGEVTQEARTSEDATGLILTPGFVDPHTHYDAQLFWDPYATPSLNHGVTTVAGGNCGFTLAPLHPDRPEDADYTRRMMSKVEGMALVALEEGAPWTWHSFGEYLDALEGRIAVNAGFMVGHCALRRYVMGPQAIGGQPTGEQLAAMVRLLRESMDAGAWGLSTTQSTSHSDGDGKPVASRHAGPAELLALSRAVGEHEGTQIEAIVAGCLDQFSDAEIDLFVEMSAVAGRPLNWNVLTIDAAVPERVPRQLLASEQARKAGGRVVALTMPILTPMNMSLGTFCALNLIPGWGPVLGLPVPERIEKLRDPDVRDGMLRRAHSKEAGVFRRLANFGRYVIGDTYSEANAGLTGRVVEDIAEERGQEPFACLVEICANDELRTVLWPMPPDNDPASWALRAETWQHEDVLLGGSDAGAHLDRMCGAPYTTRFLGDCLRGRKLAGLEQAVKMLTDDPARLFGLRERGRVREGWHADLVLFDPERIDAGPATLVHDLPGDSPRLDSRALGVRAVWVNGVEAIRDDVVTGAVPGRVLRSGQDTETVSTR, encoded by the coding sequence ATGCTCGATCACGTCATCAAGGGTGCGGCTGTCGTGGACGGGACCGGTGCACCCGCCTATACCGCCGACGTGGGGATACGGGACGGGCGTGTCGCCGTCATCGGTGAAGTGACTCAGGAGGCGCGCACAAGCGAGGACGCCACCGGCCTCATCCTCACCCCCGGCTTCGTGGACCCCCACACCCACTACGACGCCCAGCTCTTCTGGGATCCGTACGCCACGCCCTCCCTCAACCACGGGGTCACCACCGTCGCCGGGGGGAACTGCGGGTTCACTCTCGCGCCGCTGCACCCGGACCGGCCCGAGGACGCCGATTACACGCGGCGGATGATGTCGAAGGTCGAGGGCATGGCGCTGGTGGCGTTGGAGGAGGGGGCGCCCTGGACCTGGCATTCCTTCGGGGAGTACCTGGACGCCCTGGAGGGGCGGATCGCCGTCAACGCCGGGTTCATGGTGGGGCACTGTGCGCTGCGGCGGTACGTGATGGGGCCGCAGGCCATCGGCGGGCAGCCGACCGGGGAGCAACTGGCGGCGATGGTCCGGCTGTTGCGGGAGTCCATGGACGCCGGGGCCTGGGGGCTGTCCACCACCCAGTCGACCAGCCACTCGGACGGCGACGGGAAACCGGTCGCCTCCCGGCACGCCGGGCCGGCCGAGCTGCTGGCGCTGTCGCGGGCCGTCGGGGAGCACGAGGGCACGCAGATCGAGGCGATCGTCGCGGGCTGTCTCGATCAGTTCAGCGACGCGGAGATCGACCTGTTCGTCGAGATGAGCGCGGTGGCGGGGCGGCCGTTGAACTGGAACGTCCTGACGATCGACGCGGCCGTGCCCGAGCGGGTGCCCCGGCAGCTCCTGGCGAGCGAGCAGGCGCGGAAGGCGGGCGGCCGGGTCGTGGCGCTGACCATGCCGATCCTCACGCCGATGAACATGTCGCTGGGGACCTTCTGTGCGCTGAACCTCATCCCCGGGTGGGGGCCGGTTCTCGGGCTGCCCGTGCCCGAGCGGATCGAGAAGCTGCGCGACCCGGACGTACGGGACGGGATGCTGCGGCGCGCCCATTCCAAGGAGGCGGGCGTCTTCCGGCGGCTGGCGAACTTCGGGCGGTACGTCATCGGCGACACCTACAGCGAGGCGAACGCCGGGCTGACCGGGCGCGTGGTCGAGGACATCGCCGAGGAGCGCGGCCAGGAGCCCTTCGCGTGCCTGGTGGAGATCTGCGCCAACGACGAGCTGCGCACGGTGCTGTGGCCGATGCCGCCCGACAACGATCCGGCGTCCTGGGCGCTGCGGGCGGAGACCTGGCAGCACGAGGACGTGCTGCTCGGCGGGTCCGACGCGGGCGCGCACCTGGACCGGATGTGCGGGGCGCCGTACACGACCCGGTTCCTCGGGGACTGTCTGCGCGGCCGGAAGCTGGCCGGTCTGGAGCAGGCCGTGAAGATGCTGACCGACGACCCCGCCCGGCTCTTCGGCCTGCGGGAGCGGGGGCGGGTGCGGGAGGGCTGGCATGCGGACCTCGTCCTGTTCGACCCGGAGCGGATCGACGCGGGCCCGGCCACCCTGGTGCACGACCTGCCGGGTGACAGCCCGCGGCTGGACTCCCGGGCGCTGGGCGTGCGGGCCGTGTGGGTCAACGGGGTCGAGGCGATCCGCGACGACGTGGTGACGGGTGCCGTGCCGGGGCGCGTGCTGCGTTCCGGCCAGGACACGGAGACGGTGAGCACCAGGTGA
- a CDS encoding nitroreductase/quinone reductase family protein, giving the protein MSRLTDLRFRAATAFQRRVNPLMRRLPLQSVLETKGRVSGLPRRTPVGGRRVADSFWLVSEFGERSQYVRNIKADPRVRVRIRGRWHTGTAHLLPDDDPVARLRRLPRFNGLGVRAFGTQLLTVRVDLAD; this is encoded by the coding sequence ATGTCCCGCCTCACCGACCTGAGGTTCCGCGCCGCCACGGCCTTCCAGCGCCGCGTCAACCCGCTGATGCGCCGCCTCCCCCTCCAGAGCGTCCTGGAGACGAAGGGCCGCGTCTCGGGCCTGCCGCGCCGCACACCGGTGGGCGGCCGCCGCGTCGCCGACTCCTTCTGGCTGGTGTCGGAGTTCGGCGAACGGTCGCAGTACGTGCGCAACATCAAGGCCGATCCTCGGGTACGGGTACGGATCCGCGGGCGCTGGCACACGGGAACCGCGCACCTGCTCCCGGACGACGACCCCGTGGCGCGGCTGCGCCGGCTGCCCCGGTTCAACGGCCTGGGGGTGCGGGCGTTCGGGACGCAACTCCTGACGGTGCGGGTCGATCTGGCCGACTGA
- a CDS encoding LLM class F420-dependent oxidoreductase: MRIAVTIFLTDETITPTRLARELEDRGFAGLYLPEHTHIPVERTTPYPAGGELPREYGRTLDPFVALGQAAAVTERLGLGTGITLVAQHDPIALAKQVATLDHLSGGRFTLGLGFGWNVEEAADHGVRWRTRRELVRDRMALMRALWSEEPVAYEGEFGSVRASYAHPKPVQKPRGPVVGPRTLVGGAAGPKLFSHICQYADGWLPIGGRGLSESLPLLRAAWAEAGRDPQALQVVPYAVHPTPGKLAHYADLGIEEVVAQLPPAGEAEILKALDGLTGYLPGT; encoded by the coding sequence ATGCGCATCGCCGTAACGATCTTCCTCACCGACGAGACGATCACCCCGACCCGGCTCGCACGTGAGCTGGAGGACCGGGGCTTCGCCGGGCTGTATCTGCCCGAGCACACGCACATCCCCGTCGAGCGGACCACCCCGTACCCGGCGGGCGGCGAGCTGCCGCGGGAGTACGGCCGTACCCTCGACCCGTTCGTGGCGCTCGGCCAGGCCGCCGCCGTCACCGAGCGGCTCGGGCTCGGCACGGGCATCACGCTCGTCGCCCAGCACGACCCGATCGCCCTGGCCAAGCAGGTCGCGACCCTGGACCACCTCTCAGGCGGCCGGTTCACGCTCGGGCTCGGCTTCGGCTGGAACGTCGAGGAGGCCGCCGACCACGGCGTACGGTGGCGCACCCGGCGCGAGCTGGTGCGGGACCGGATGGCGCTGATGCGGGCGCTGTGGTCGGAGGAACCCGTCGCGTACGAGGGGGAGTTCGGAAGCGTCCGGGCCAGCTACGCGCACCCCAAGCCCGTCCAGAAGCCGCGCGGCCCGGTCGTCGGCCCGCGCACGCTCGTCGGCGGCGCCGCCGGGCCCAAGCTGTTCTCCCACATCTGCCAGTACGCCGACGGCTGGCTCCCCATCGGTGGCCGGGGCCTTTCCGAGTCCCTGCCGCTGCTGCGCGCCGCCTGGGCCGAAGCGGGCCGCGACCCCCAGGCCCTCCAGGTCGTCCCGTACGCCGTCCACCCGACCCCGGGCAAGCTCGCGCACTACGCCGACCTGGGCATCGAGGAGGTCGTGGCGCAACTGCCGCCGGCGGGGGAGGCGGAGATTCTGAAGGCGCTGGACGGGCTGACGGGATATCTTCCTGGTACCTGA